A stretch of Lathyrus oleraceus cultivar Zhongwan6 chromosome 6, CAAS_Psat_ZW6_1.0, whole genome shotgun sequence DNA encodes these proteins:
- the LOC127095127 gene encoding uncharacterized protein LOC127095127, with protein MATISNDQIPTNLPILDSKNYDKWAKQMRVLFGYQEVGDCESAKQAWEILEKAYASAVKAKVVRLQTYKRQFELTQMEDKETINDYITRITRLVNQIKSCGETILEQNVVSKVLRSLTPRFDNIVVAIEESKDLTTLSKDEFQSSLEAHEQRMDERGADKVKAEIALQARFNEKNKRSKGKFAARGKSNFQNFGSNDSQNSKHSTSEKGECSSKDSGHSNGFKKRDVSKVQCYKCRKFGHFANSCRSKSNENHNNEDKVAREEVDDEDTLLVMITEGSYGITDVPGSSYCSDSLRDSSCTVPENSEKMHSDRNALVTIRDGV; from the exons ATGGCAACCATTTCCAATGATCAAATTCCCACCAATCTCCCGATTCTTGATTCGAAGAACTATGATAAATGGGCAAAACAAATGAGGGTTTTGTTTGGTTATCAAGAG GTTGGCGATTGTGAATCGGCGAAGCAAGCATGGGAAATCTTGGAGAAAGCATATGCCAGTGCCGTCAAAGCGAAGGTTGTAAGGTTACAAACTTACAAGCGACAATTCGAGTTAACACAAATGGAAGATAAAGAAACGATCAACGACTATATTACGCGCATTACCCGGTTAgttaatcaaatcaaatcttGTGGGGAAACGATTCTTGAGCAGAATGTTGTATCGAAAGTATTGCGTTCGTTAACACCGCGTTTCGACAACATAGTTGTGGCTATTGAAGAATCAAAGGATCTAACAACTTTGAGCAAGGATGAATTTCAAAGTTCGTTAGAGGCACATGAACAAAGGATGGATGAGAGAGGCGCCGACAAAGTCAAAGCGGAGATTGCTTTGCAAGCGCGTTTCAATGAGAAGAATAAGAGGTCAAAAGGAAAATTTGCGGCGAGAGGTAAATcaaattttcagaattttggtTCAAATGATTCGCAAAATTCAAAGCATTCGACGAGTGAAAAGGGTGAATGTAGCTCCAAGGATAGTGGTCATAGCAATGGTTTCAAGAAGCGTGATGTGAGTAAGGTTCAATGCTACAAGTGCAGAAAGTTTGGACACTTTGCAAATTCGTGTCGTAGTAAATCGAACGAGAATCACAATAATGAAGACAAGGTTGCTAGGGAAGAGGTAGATGATGAGGACACACTTCTAGTAATGATCACGGAGGGGAGTTATGGCATTACGGATGTTCCGGGAAGCAGCTACTGTAGTGACAGTTTGCGGGACAGCAGCTGTACCGTTCCCGAAAATAGTGAGAAAATGCATTCGGATCGAAATGCATTGGTTACCATTCGTGATGGAGTCTAA